The following proteins are encoded in a genomic region of Gimesia algae:
- a CDS encoding GspE/PulE family protein: MAARRLGQIMVDLGYISEDQLWDILEEQKQSPGEVIGQVGIRMGLVTDEQVTQALAEQWGMPVIELEETNIPSKVLELVPETMASIYKIMPVSLKDGVLTVAMADPQNVSALDDLRNFLGYDVRGAVSNLKDVEEAIARHYAERQDSIEDVIGSMEDELSEHKTKNVYDLSSSEEVADAAPIRKLLNMVMLLAIKDQASDIHLEPFEDEFKIRVRADGVLYEMVPPPRHLANAIVSRVKIMADLDIAERRMPQDGRIELNVGGNPVDLRVSVLPTLFGEAVVMRVLDRTVVQLDLNKIGMDPTTLSRFREMIHRPNGIVLVTGPTGSGKTTTLYSALNELNVIEEKIITTEDPIEYDIDGLIQVPVNPDIQVTFATVLRAILRHDPDQILIGEIRDFETAEIAVQSALTGHLVFSTLHTNDAPSAITRLLDMDIPKFLITATVEAIQAQRLVRTICKGCRTEFEPSDELLMELQLPIEQARQYSFYYGKGCATCNNSGYKGRTGLYELMDVTDEIRDLITEDASVDDIRNMARSQGMTTLREAGLKLIFDGVTTIDEVVRETVVEDIA; the protein is encoded by the coding sequence ATGGCAGCGAGACGCCTTGGTCAAATCATGGTCGATCTGGGATATATCTCAGAAGATCAGTTATGGGATATCCTGGAAGAGCAGAAGCAGAGCCCGGGTGAGGTCATCGGTCAGGTCGGCATCCGCATGGGGCTGGTGACTGATGAACAAGTCACCCAGGCGCTCGCTGAGCAGTGGGGTATGCCCGTCATCGAGCTGGAAGAGACCAATATCCCTTCCAAGGTGCTCGAACTCGTGCCGGAAACGATGGCCTCCATCTACAAAATTATGCCGGTGTCACTGAAAGATGGGGTGCTCACCGTTGCCATGGCGGATCCCCAGAATGTGTCCGCACTGGATGACCTGCGTAACTTCCTGGGGTATGATGTCCGGGGTGCCGTTTCCAATCTGAAAGATGTGGAAGAAGCGATTGCCCGACACTACGCGGAGCGTCAGGACAGCATTGAAGATGTCATCGGCTCAATGGAAGACGAGCTGAGTGAACATAAAACAAAAAATGTCTACGACCTCTCTTCGTCCGAAGAAGTTGCCGACGCCGCTCCCATTCGAAAACTGTTAAACATGGTAATGCTGCTGGCGATCAAAGATCAGGCAAGCGACATCCACCTGGAACCTTTCGAAGACGAATTCAAAATTCGCGTGCGTGCCGATGGCGTGCTCTATGAAATGGTGCCGCCACCACGCCACCTGGCCAATGCCATCGTCTCGCGTGTGAAAATTATGGCCGACCTGGATATCGCAGAACGCCGTATGCCACAGGATGGTCGTATCGAACTCAACGTGGGCGGTAACCCGGTTGACCTGCGGGTCAGTGTGCTGCCGACCCTGTTTGGCGAAGCGGTTGTTATGCGGGTGCTCGACCGGACCGTGGTGCAGCTGGACCTCAATAAGATCGGCATGGATCCCACCACCCTGTCACGCTTTCGTGAAATGATTCACCGCCCCAACGGAATTGTACTGGTGACGGGGCCAACGGGAAGTGGCAAGACGACAACGCTGTATTCCGCTTTAAATGAACTCAACGTCATCGAAGAAAAAATTATTACGACTGAAGACCCTATCGAATACGATATCGATGGTTTGATTCAGGTTCCCGTCAATCCCGATATTCAAGTCACCTTTGCTACCGTTCTGCGTGCGATTTTGCGTCACGATCCCGACCAGATTCTGATCGGCGAAATTCGCGATTTCGAAACAGCAGAAATCGCCGTTCAGTCGGCGCTGACAGGCCACCTGGTATTCAGCACCCTGCATACCAACGACGCGCCCTCAGCGATTACCCGTCTGCTCGATATGGATATTCCCAAGTTCCTGATCACCGCAACCGTGGAAGCCATTCAGGCACAACGTCTCGTGCGTACAATCTGCAAGGGATGCCGCACTGAATTTGAACCCAGCGATGAACTGTTAATGGAACTGCAGCTCCCGATCGAGCAGGCGCGCCAGTACAGCTTCTATTACGGCAAAGGTTGTGCGACCTGCAATAACTCGGGTTATAAAGGCCGTACCGGTCTGTATGAACTTATGGATGTCACCGATGAAATTCGCGACCTGATTACCGAAGATGCGTCGGTTGATGATATACGCAACATGGCCCGCAGCCAGGGGATGACCACCCTCCGCGAAGCGGGGCTGAAACTGATTTTTGACGGCGTCACCACTATCGACGAAGTGGTCCGCGAAACCGTGGTGGAAGACATTGCATAA
- a CDS encoding type IV pilus twitching motility protein PilT codes for MATVQIDKLLETVVKEKVSDLHITTGQPPVVRMGGHMVRLETKSLEPDDTVALMKSITPERNQQELQEVGGTDFGFAFGDKARFRVSVFKQRGQIGMVLRRIPNEFLTFEQLGLPSVISDLLERPRGLFLVTGPTGSGKTTSLASMINHMNNTMDHHIITMEDPIEYYHQHNKSTINQREIGVDVPTFPEALRRALRQDPDVILVGEMRDLETISAAITAAETGHIVFGTLHTTGAQGTVDRIIDVFPTSQQDQIRTQLSSSIIGILSQALMPKKPKGLVAAYEMLVVTPAIANLIREAKTYRINSSIQTGRKYGMQLLDDALFNLWRDGLCEEKDVVMRSNNPGELKAKIAMAKKGLLEDDDEEDDDDFED; via the coding sequence ATGGCAACAGTTCAGATTGACAAATTGCTGGAGACGGTCGTTAAAGAAAAGGTGAGTGACCTGCATATCACCACAGGCCAGCCCCCCGTTGTTCGCATGGGCGGACACATGGTGCGTCTGGAAACCAAAAGCCTGGAGCCCGATGATACTGTCGCCCTGATGAAGAGTATCACACCCGAACGAAACCAGCAGGAACTGCAGGAAGTCGGGGGGACTGACTTCGGGTTTGCCTTTGGTGATAAAGCTCGCTTCCGGGTTTCGGTTTTCAAACAGCGCGGCCAGATCGGCATGGTGTTGCGACGAATTCCCAACGAGTTTCTGACATTCGAGCAGCTGGGTTTGCCTTCGGTGATTTCAGATCTGCTCGAACGCCCGCGCGGTCTGTTTCTGGTGACGGGACCAACGGGTAGTGGTAAGACAACCAGTCTGGCCAGTATGATTAATCACATGAATAATACGATGGACCATCATATCATCACGATGGAAGACCCCATTGAATATTATCATCAGCATAATAAATCCACGATCAACCAGCGGGAAATTGGCGTCGATGTCCCCACATTCCCCGAAGCCTTGCGGCGTGCTCTGCGGCAGGACCCCGATGTGATTCTGGTGGGGGAAATGCGTGACCTGGAAACGATTTCCGCTGCGATTACTGCTGCGGAAACCGGACACATCGTGTTTGGGACACTGCATACAACCGGGGCTCAGGGGACTGTCGACCGTATTATCGACGTGTTTCCCACCAGTCAGCAGGACCAGATTCGAACTCAGCTTTCCTCGTCTATTATCGGCATTCTCAGTCAGGCTCTCATGCCGAAAAAACCAAAAGGGCTGGTGGCTGCGTATGAGATGCTGGTAGTAACGCCGGCGATTGCCAACCTGATTCGTGAAGCCAAAACCTATCGTATCAACTCCAGTATTCAGACCGGACGTAAGTACGGTATGCAGTTATTGGATGACGCGCTGTTTAATCTCTGGCGCGATGGGCTCTGCGAGGAAAAAGATGTCGTCATGCGGTCGAATAATCCCGGCGAGCTCAAAGCCAAAATCGCCATGGCCAAGAAGGGACTGCTCGAAGATGACGACGAAGAGGATGATGATGATTTTGAAGATTAA
- a CDS encoding GspE/PulE family protein: protein MADDWMQQLVDDGFLGPAQLDEASSLAGSMGISPGEALVKLGYVGAEVIAQAQASMYGYEFVELEGFEIPQSVIELVPESMARENTVIPVRMDGDSLQIALHDPMKYEVLDKLRFIINRDIDVVMAPIESIQAAINRHYGQSETESVDTMLKEFTETAIDITATELASSNNVAEEDDSAPVIRLANLIISEAVNMRASDIHVEPFEDRIRIRYRIDGVLIERDSPPRRLLMALVSRFKIMATMDIAEKRRPQDGRIKTTIAGKDYDLRVSILPTNHGQAVVMRILDRDNIKVGIRNLGFSEENYRRFQTIIRRPNGIFLVTGPTGSGKTTTLYSALGELNRPDRKIITAEDPVEYYLPGINQVEVKHNIGLDFSRIIRAMLRQAPNVILVGEIRDKETAEMAIQASLTGHLVFSTLHTNDAPGSITRLIDMGVQPFLVASSVMAVMAQRLVRVVCGKCVETYVPDPGELEYLGFTESQLENAIHHRGKGCNTCSHTGYKGRKAVFELMMMNSSIREMTFRSEAAQNIRRQARLHGMKSLAEDAAEKALQGITTLSEAMKLAKGLEGS, encoded by the coding sequence ATGGCCGATGATTGGATGCAACAGTTAGTAGATGATGGGTTTCTTGGTCCGGCGCAGCTGGATGAAGCCTCGAGTCTGGCCGGTTCCATGGGAATTTCCCCCGGAGAAGCACTTGTCAAACTGGGATATGTAGGAGCCGAAGTCATTGCGCAGGCCCAGGCGTCCATGTATGGATATGAGTTTGTCGAACTGGAAGGCTTCGAAATCCCTCAGTCGGTAATCGAACTCGTTCCGGAATCCATGGCGCGGGAAAATACCGTGATTCCCGTGCGAATGGATGGGGATTCGCTGCAGATTGCCCTGCATGATCCGATGAAATACGAAGTACTCGATAAACTGCGGTTCATTATTAACCGTGATATTGACGTAGTCATGGCTCCCATTGAATCGATTCAGGCCGCCATTAATCGGCATTATGGTCAGAGTGAAACCGAGTCGGTCGATACGATGTTAAAGGAGTTTACGGAAACGGCCATCGATATCACCGCCACCGAACTTGCCAGCTCAAATAATGTTGCGGAAGAAGACGACAGTGCCCCTGTGATTCGGCTGGCGAACCTGATCATCAGTGAAGCCGTTAATATGCGGGCCAGTGATATTCATGTCGAACCTTTCGAAGACCGGATTCGTATCCGCTACCGCATTGATGGTGTACTGATAGAACGCGACAGCCCACCCCGCCGCCTGCTGATGGCACTGGTCTCCCGTTTCAAGATTATGGCGACTATGGACATCGCCGAAAAACGGCGTCCTCAGGATGGTCGAATTAAAACGACGATTGCCGGCAAGGACTATGACCTGCGTGTCAGTATTCTGCCAACCAATCATGGCCAGGCTGTGGTCATGCGTATCCTGGACCGCGATAACATCAAAGTCGGGATTCGTAACCTCGGTTTTTCGGAAGAAAATTATCGCCGCTTCCAGACGATCATTCGTCGGCCAAACGGCATCTTTCTGGTGACCGGTCCCACGGGGTCCGGAAAAACGACCACTTTGTACAGTGCTCTCGGTGAACTGAACCGGCCAGACCGCAAGATCATCACGGCTGAAGACCCTGTCGAGTACTATCTACCCGGTATCAATCAGGTGGAAGTGAAGCATAATATTGGACTCGATTTTTCACGCATTATTCGTGCGATGTTGCGACAGGCTCCGAATGTGATTCTGGTAGGTGAAATTCGAGACAAAGAAACAGCGGAGATGGCGATCCAGGCATCTTTGACAGGACACTTGGTATTCAGTACGCTACACACGAACGATGCGCCCGGTTCTATTACACGTTTGATTGATATGGGGGTACAGCCGTTCCTCGTTGCTTCCAGTGTGATGGCAGTCATGGCGCAACGTTTGGTACGTGTCGTTTGTGGAAAGTGTGTGGAGACTTATGTCCCTGATCCGGGGGAACTCGAGTACCTCGGATTTACCGAAAGTCAGCTCGAAAATGCCATTCATCATCGAGGTAAGGGGTGCAACACGTGTTCACACACTGGTTACAAGGGGCGTAAAGCGGTGTTTGAGCTGATGATGATGAATTCCTCTATACGTGAAATGACTTTTCGCAGTGAGGCCGCACAGAACATCAGGAGACAGGCCCGGCTTCACGGCATGAAATCGCTGGCTGAGGATGCTGCCGAGAAAGCTCTGCAGGGCATCACAACTCTGTCGGAAGCAATGAAGCTGGCAAAAGGTCTGGAAGGATCATAA
- a CDS encoding aminotransferase class V-fold PLP-dependent enzyme — translation MNEQSLIYLDNAATSFPKPDSVYTAMDDYNRNIGAAVGRGAYRKSIELQTSIDQCRKLAARLLGAARPEEVAFTFNGTDSLNTIIHGVLKPGDHVITSDVEHNSVLRPLQTLKDRWGLETTIIPADQAGLVEPMAFREAIRKNTRLIMLNHASNVTGTIQPVNEVGEIAGQAGVLFLVDAAQTAGHLPLDVSQMPVDFLACPGHKGLLGPLGTGLVYLRAELADQVESFRQGGTGTRSEEETQPDSIPEKFESGNHNAPGLIGLRASLEYVLEQGISALRQHEQQLTAQLLEGLQQLPGFLMTGPRAAEERVGVVSLISESAEPQVLASILDENFGIQIRAGLHCAPRIHACIGSKEAGGTLRFSPGPFTTVEQINTTVAAMQEMALSFSG, via the coding sequence ATGAATGAGCAGTCGTTGATTTATCTGGATAACGCAGCCACCAGCTTTCCCAAGCCAGATTCCGTTTACACTGCGATGGATGATTACAATCGAAACATAGGTGCCGCCGTCGGTCGTGGAGCCTATCGGAAATCAATCGAACTGCAGACCTCTATCGATCAATGTCGAAAACTCGCTGCCAGACTGCTGGGGGCAGCACGTCCTGAAGAAGTCGCTTTCACCTTCAACGGGACAGACAGCCTGAATACAATTATTCATGGCGTGCTGAAGCCCGGAGATCATGTCATCACATCGGACGTGGAACACAATTCGGTACTGCGGCCGCTGCAGACATTGAAAGACCGCTGGGGACTGGAGACTACCATCATTCCCGCAGATCAGGCTGGTCTGGTCGAACCGATGGCATTTCGGGAGGCCATTCGAAAAAACACGCGGCTCATCATGCTCAATCATGCTTCAAACGTGACGGGCACCATTCAACCCGTGAATGAAGTTGGGGAAATCGCAGGCCAGGCGGGCGTACTTTTTCTGGTCGATGCCGCTCAGACAGCCGGTCATCTGCCTCTGGATGTATCCCAGATGCCTGTTGATTTCCTGGCATGTCCCGGCCATAAGGGTTTGCTGGGCCCGCTGGGAACTGGCCTGGTGTATCTGCGTGCGGAACTGGCCGATCAGGTGGAAAGCTTTCGCCAGGGGGGAACCGGCACACGTAGCGAAGAAGAAACACAACCAGATTCCATACCTGAAAAATTCGAATCAGGGAATCACAACGCCCCGGGGCTGATTGGATTGCGTGCTTCCCTTGAGTACGTGCTCGAACAGGGGATCTCTGCACTCCGCCAGCATGAGCAGCAATTGACAGCACAACTGCTGGAAGGTCTACAGCAACTCCCCGGTTTTCTGATGACCGGACCCCGAGCGGCCGAAGAACGGGTAGGGGTGGTCAGTCTGATTAGTGAATCCGCTGAACCACAGGTACTGGCCTCCATTCTGGATGAGAATTTCGGGATTCAGATCCGGGCAGGTTTACACTGTGCCCCTCGAATTCACGCTTGTATTGGCTCAAAAGAAGCCGGGGGAACACTTCGCTTTAGTCCCGGGCCTTTTACAACAGTGGAGCAAATTAACACAACCGTAGCGGCCATGCAGGAGATGGCACTCTCTTTTTCGGGCTGA
- the moaA gene encoding GTP 3',8-cyclase MoaA: protein MENLTQLIDTFGRVHNNLRISVTDRCNIRCFYCMPSEDVQFVHRSKIMSFEEIVRFIRLVVPLGVDKIRLTGGEPLVRKNIPELVKMIADIPGIKDIGITTNGILLPQQAQQLYDAGLRRINISLDALNAAKFKQITRRDDYDKVLAGIQSAHDAGFDPVKINAVSIRNLTEEEIVPFGKLARETGAEIRFIEFMPLDADNQWEREKVLFAHEIQEILSQGIMPLVPQEQPDKSAPASNFIFEDGVGRIGFISSISAPFCMSCNRFRLTADGKLRNCLFSLEETDIRGLFHANAPDAEIIAAVHSSITAKKEGHEINTARFIQPDRPMYSIGG from the coding sequence ATGGAAAATCTGACTCAACTGATAGATACCTTTGGACGTGTGCATAATAATCTTCGCATCAGCGTAACGGATCGCTGTAACATTCGCTGCTTTTATTGCATGCCTTCCGAAGATGTGCAGTTCGTGCATCGCAGTAAGATTATGTCATTCGAGGAGATCGTTCGCTTCATCCGACTGGTAGTACCACTGGGGGTCGACAAAATTCGACTGACCGGTGGAGAGCCTCTGGTTCGAAAAAATATTCCCGAGCTGGTGAAAATGATTGCCGACATTCCGGGAATTAAGGATATCGGCATTACCACGAACGGTATCCTGCTGCCACAACAGGCACAACAACTCTATGATGCCGGCTTGAGACGGATCAACATCAGTCTGGATGCGCTGAATGCCGCCAAGTTTAAACAGATCACCCGCCGCGATGATTACGATAAAGTCCTGGCGGGGATTCAGTCTGCCCATGACGCCGGTTTTGATCCCGTGAAAATCAATGCGGTTTCCATTCGCAATCTGACGGAAGAAGAAATCGTTCCCTTCGGAAAACTCGCCCGGGAAACGGGTGCCGAAATTCGCTTCATTGAGTTCATGCCACTGGATGCGGATAATCAATGGGAACGCGAAAAAGTACTGTTCGCTCATGAAATTCAGGAGATCCTTTCACAGGGGATCATGCCACTGGTACCGCAGGAACAGCCTGATAAGAGTGCCCCCGCTTCGAATTTTATTTTCGAGGATGGTGTCGGACGGATTGGGTTTATCTCCTCAATCAGTGCCCCCTTCTGCATGAGTTGCAATCGTTTTCGGTTAACCGCCGACGGGAAGTTGCGCAACTGTCTGTTCAGTCTGGAGGAAACGGATATCCGCGGGCTGTTTCATGCGAACGCCCCCGATGCGGAAATTATCGCGGCGGTACACAGCAGTATTACCGCGAAAAAAGAAGGGCATGAAATCAACACAGCACGATTCATTCAGCCGGATCGCCCGATGTATTCCATCGGTGGTTGA
- a CDS encoding molybdenum cofactor biosynthesis protein MoaE, translated as MKTDSISITDQPIDYAAITEQVRSNECGAVVLFMGTVREMTAGKQTVALDYEAYPEMADQMMQQLIDEARDQWDVHAIAIEHRVGHLTLGEISVAIAVSSAHRKEAFAAGHFLIDRLKEIVPIWKKENWSDGTTEWEHPEIKAK; from the coding sequence ATGAAAACAGACTCCATTTCCATCACAGATCAACCCATTGACTACGCCGCCATCACCGAGCAGGTGCGCTCTAATGAATGTGGTGCCGTGGTTCTGTTTATGGGGACCGTGCGGGAAATGACCGCAGGTAAACAGACTGTGGCATTAGACTATGAAGCCTATCCGGAGATGGCTGACCAGATGATGCAGCAATTAATCGACGAAGCACGCGACCAGTGGGACGTGCACGCGATTGCCATCGAACATCGGGTCGGGCACCTGACCCTGGGGGAAATCAGTGTGGCCATCGCCGTCAGTTCCGCGCATCGCAAGGAAGCCTTCGCAGCAGGGCATTTTCTAATTGATCGGCTCAAAGAGATTGTGCCCATCTGGAAAAAGGAAAACTGGTCCGATGGCACAACCGAATGGGAACATCCGGAAATCAAAGCAAAATAA
- a CDS encoding MoaD/ThiS family protein: MTAQQIQVRLFARARELANSDLISVQVGGETTVARLRQAIAEQVPQLQPLSGRLLIAVDNAYAGEDQLLTETQEVACFPPVSGG, translated from the coding sequence ATGACAGCCCAGCAGATTCAGGTCAGGTTATTCGCCCGCGCCCGCGAACTGGCAAACAGCGATTTGATTTCGGTCCAGGTGGGGGGAGAAACAACGGTCGCCCGTCTGCGTCAGGCCATCGCCGAACAGGTTCCGCAGTTACAGCCATTAAGTGGACGGCTCTTAATTGCCGTTGATAATGCCTACGCCGGAGAAGACCAGTTGCTGACGGAAACACAGGAAGTCGCCTGCTTTCCCCCCGTCAGTGGTGGCTGA